A section of the Candidatus Methylomirabilota bacterium genome encodes:
- a CDS encoding alpha/beta fold hydrolase, which translates to MPKIRVNGIEMHYEEAGEGEVLVLIMGFGGDHRAWGFQTRAFAEAYRVIAFDNRGAGQTDAPDHPYTTRMMADDTVGLMEALGVERAHVVGVSMGGMIAQELALNHPRRVRSLHLGCTLARPDAYLKALTAAWREVRTHLGREAALRTIGLWLFAPATYNERPELVEMILQNALANPHPQSLTGFLRQGEAVAAHDTLDRLPAIRCPTLVSVGEEDILVPPRFSRELAARIPGATRRTLPGAAHGYFWERPEAFNALCLEFLARH; encoded by the coding sequence ATGCCCAAGATCAGGGTCAACGGTATCGAGATGCATTACGAGGAGGCGGGCGAGGGCGAGGTGCTCGTGCTGATCATGGGCTTCGGCGGAGATCATCGGGCCTGGGGCTTCCAGACGCGGGCGTTCGCCGAGGCGTACCGGGTCATCGCATTCGACAATCGCGGCGCGGGCCAGACCGATGCGCCCGATCATCCCTACACGACGCGCATGATGGCCGACGACACCGTCGGCCTCATGGAGGCGCTCGGCGTCGAACGGGCGCACGTAGTCGGCGTCTCGATGGGCGGGATGATCGCCCAGGAGCTGGCGCTCAACCATCCGCGCCGCGTGCGTTCGCTCCACCTGGGCTGCACGCTGGCGCGCCCGGATGCATATCTGAAGGCGCTCACCGCGGCATGGCGCGAGGTCCGCACCCACCTGGGCCGCGAGGCGGCGCTCCGGACGATCGGGCTCTGGCTCTTCGCCCCGGCCACCTACAACGAGCGGCCGGAGCTCGTCGAGATGATCCTCCAGAACGCGCTCGCCAACCCCCATCCGCAGTCGCTGACGGGCTTCCTCCGCCAGGGCGAAGCCGTCGCCGCCCACGACACGCTCGATCGGCTTCCCGCCATTCGCTGCCCGACGCTGGTGAGCGTGGGCGAAGAGGACATCCTGGTGCCGCCGCGCTTTTCCCGGGAGCTGGCGGCGCGGATTCCCGGCGCCACGCGCCGCACGCTGCCCGGCGCGGCCCATGGCTACTTCTGGGAGCGCCCCGAGGCTTTCAACGCCCTGTGCCTGGAGTTCTTGGCCCGCCACTGA
- a CDS encoding peptidoglycan DD-metalloendopeptidase family protein gives MNHRTQFSLLVVRGDGVRVLRVNFPRRVPTVTLAVLGLFVCTLGVLVGDWWHVRQRMRDAAELFQQIDEQQATIDSVNRRMAQLRQEVTSWREMHARIWEPFGPELAPTSRDNGIGGGRATAPDRAEQTSSASELDRLTEQVMDEGQSLRALDKLIARARKALVALPSRWPVRGAVNSEFGKRLSPWTKESEFHSGIDIAADRGTVVRAPASATVFFAGAQTDYGLTVILDHGENIRTIYGHLSKIKVQQGERVERGTELGLSGNTGRSSGPHLHYEILVKGQSVNPRAYLWN, from the coding sequence GTGAATCACCGCACTCAGTTCAGCCTGCTGGTCGTGCGGGGGGACGGCGTACGGGTCCTCCGGGTCAATTTTCCGCGCCGGGTGCCCACGGTCACGCTTGCGGTACTCGGCCTTTTCGTCTGCACGCTGGGCGTGCTCGTGGGCGATTGGTGGCACGTGCGGCAGCGCATGCGCGACGCGGCCGAGCTGTTCCAGCAGATCGACGAGCAGCAGGCGACCATCGACTCCGTCAATCGCCGCATGGCCCAGCTGCGCCAGGAAGTGACGAGCTGGCGCGAGATGCACGCGCGCATCTGGGAGCCGTTCGGGCCGGAGCTGGCGCCCACGAGCCGTGACAACGGCATCGGCGGCGGCCGCGCGACAGCGCCCGACCGCGCCGAGCAGACCTCTTCGGCCAGTGAGCTGGACCGCCTCACCGAGCAGGTCATGGACGAGGGACAAAGCCTCCGGGCGCTGGACAAGCTGATCGCCCGGGCCCGCAAGGCGCTGGTGGCGCTGCCCTCGCGGTGGCCCGTGCGCGGGGCCGTCAATTCCGAGTTCGGAAAGCGGCTCTCGCCCTGGACGAAAGAATCAGAGTTCCACTCCGGCATCGACATCGCGGCCGACCGCGGCACCGTCGTGCGCGCGCCCGCGTCGGCCACGGTCTTCTTCGCGGGGGCCCAGACCGACTACGGTCTGACGGTGATCCTCGACCACGGGGAAAACATCCGCACGATCTACGGTCATCTGTCGAAGATCAAGGTGCAGCAGGGTGAGCGGGTCGAGCGGGGCACCGAGCTCGGGCTCAGCGGGAACACGGGCCGCTCCTCCGGTCCGCACCTTCATTACGAAATTCTAGTGAAGGGCCAGTCCGTCAACCCCCGCGCGTACCTCTGGAACTGA